One segment of Verrucomicrobiota bacterium DNA contains the following:
- a CDS encoding dihydrodipicolinate synthase family protein yields MAEYPLPASWVIDGLRKGLVIPAHPLALTGTRKLDERRQRALTRYYHAAGAGGIAVGVHTTQFEIRRPEHGLFKPVLELAAGTVAACDKAANRKTIRIAGICGQTHQATSEAVFAREIGYDAGLLSLGAMRDVDDAGLIAHCEAVAREIPLMGFYLQPAAGGRLLSIGFWRRFAAIPNVVAIKLAPFNRYQTLDVVRGVAEAGRAGEIALYTGNDDNIVLDLLTQYEISVTGKSVRLGLVGGSLGHWACWTKKAVELLDHCRRLRSGAAIPPETLTLAAQVTDANAAFFDPSHNFAGCIAGIHEVLRRQGLLANILCLNPAETLSPGQAEEINRVYLAYPHLNDDEFVKAHLDEWLV; encoded by the coding sequence ATGGCCGAGTATCCGCTGCCTGCGAGCTGGGTTATTGACGGATTGCGCAAGGGTTTAGTCATCCCGGCGCATCCGCTCGCGTTGACCGGCACGAGAAAACTAGATGAGCGCCGCCAGCGCGCGCTGACGCGTTATTACCACGCTGCGGGCGCGGGCGGGATTGCGGTCGGGGTGCACACGACTCAATTTGAGATTCGGCGGCCCGAACACGGCCTGTTCAAGCCGGTGCTGGAACTGGCCGCCGGCACGGTCGCGGCGTGCGACAAAGCGGCAAATCGGAAAACAATTCGGATCGCTGGAATTTGCGGCCAAACCCACCAGGCCACGAGCGAAGCGGTCTTCGCGCGCGAGATCGGTTACGACGCCGGGCTTTTGTCGCTGGGCGCGATGCGTGACGTGGACGACGCCGGACTGATCGCTCATTGCGAGGCCGTGGCGCGGGAAATTCCGCTCATGGGCTTTTATCTGCAGCCCGCGGCCGGGGGGCGATTGCTTTCTATCGGTTTCTGGCGGCGTTTTGCCGCGATCCCGAACGTCGTGGCGATCAAGCTCGCGCCCTTCAATCGCTACCAGACACTGGATGTAGTCCGCGGTGTGGCCGAGGCCGGCCGCGCCGGAGAGATCGCTCTTTACACGGGAAACGACGACAACATTGTGCTCGATCTGCTGACACAATATGAAATTAGCGTGACCGGAAAAAGCGTGCGGCTTGGCCTGGTCGGCGGATCGCTCGGGCATTGGGCTTGCTGGACGAAGAAGGCGGTGGAATTGCTCGACCATTGCAGGAGGTTGCGTAGCGGGGCAGCGATTCCGCCTGAAACGCTCACGCTGGCCGCGCAAGTGACGGACGCGAACGCGGCCTTTTTTGATCCGTCCCACAACTTTGCCGGGTGCATTGCCGGCATCCACGAAGTGCTGCGGCGCCAGGGACTGCTCGCGAACATCCTTTGCCTGAATCCAGCCGAAACCTTATCGCCCGGCCAGGCGGAGGAAATCAACCGCGTTTATCTCGCTTATCCGCATCTCAACGATGATGAGTTTGTGAAGGCACACCTGGACGAATGGCTCGTGTAG